Proteins from a single region of Paraglaciecola sp. T6c:
- a CDS encoding TonB-dependent receptor domain-containing protein: MKTTAKTHLALCIAMAIGSQSFISSAIAQETPDDAAIEEITVVGKSVSYANNQTSDEMAKQQSSLTSALAVIDNLPGVLINEGDTFGSDDWSTTVSIRGFQLSLDEQQIGITIDGIANGNSNYGGGAKANRYIDTENLGRVEVSQGTGDIASRSNEALGGTLNFTTIDPGMEESMVVSISAGSFDAQKYFVRYETGEIAPDTYAWFSASSSENTDWVTQTAENKRDHLAAKFMTVVSDVDIKGYFSWDDVHEDNYQRVSLAQFEQNPESDGLSGEWVGIPYVDQVFRQAWSSLRENMFAYLSADYKADNVEISGNVYYHDNEGRGDWAPQYIVDVKEDGDGVAHSELSSGNTVYGGSAIRELLFVNASGLAVSPIAGCESTITAPYGGAGPEYDPGCYAQGAIPVGSYRHTHYEKERFGFDADFAWYTQINDMDNTLRGGIWYEDYNRKESRDWHKILDSRSSFEFDHTPYWVQYEREFPVETLMVYAEDELDMGWASIRLGMKRFFVDLERQDNFDAANKAELNSDSDTLFSGGIVAQTPIDGLEVFAGYAENFAAIKDTVLERDASTLTQVEPETAENVDVGLRYVSQNINASLTYYSIKFDNRLTFIAPDSPDGIDYLIGTNGSYVNVGGIESSGFEASLSFNVTDELSVYSSYTFNDSEYTDGSIDFPEGNTVFGSPENMAVVSLDWTRGNYFIGSSTKWVDDRFIDAANTQVAEAYLVTDFYAGVSLDAPIQGIDSIDLRFTVNNMFDESYLGGIAGQSAWIGAPRTAAFNAQARF, translated from the coding sequence ATCTTTTATTAGCTCAGCAATTGCTCAAGAAACACCAGACGATGCTGCGATTGAAGAAATCACGGTTGTGGGTAAAAGCGTTTCTTACGCAAACAACCAAACGTCTGATGAGATGGCAAAGCAGCAAAGCTCGTTGACCAGTGCCCTTGCGGTGATTGATAACCTACCGGGCGTGTTGATCAACGAAGGGGATACCTTTGGCTCAGATGATTGGTCTACCACTGTGTCTATTCGCGGTTTTCAATTAAGCCTAGATGAGCAGCAAATCGGTATCACCATTGATGGTATTGCTAACGGTAACTCAAACTATGGCGGCGGTGCTAAGGCTAACCGTTACATCGACACCGAAAACTTGGGCCGAGTTGAGGTATCTCAAGGGACCGGTGATATTGCATCGCGTTCTAACGAGGCCTTAGGCGGTACGCTTAACTTCACCACCATTGACCCTGGCATGGAAGAGTCCATGGTGGTGAGTATTTCTGCTGGTAGTTTTGATGCGCAGAAGTACTTCGTGCGCTACGAAACAGGCGAAATAGCACCTGATACCTACGCATGGTTCAGTGCGTCTAGCAGCGAAAACACTGATTGGGTAACCCAAACCGCTGAGAATAAACGTGACCATTTAGCGGCTAAGTTTATGACGGTAGTGAGCGACGTTGATATCAAAGGGTATTTCTCGTGGGATGATGTGCACGAAGATAACTACCAGCGCGTCAGTCTAGCCCAGTTTGAACAAAACCCTGAGTCAGATGGCTTGTCGGGTGAGTGGGTGGGCATTCCTTATGTGGATCAGGTTTTTCGTCAGGCTTGGTCAAGCTTACGTGAAAACATGTTTGCCTATTTAAGTGCTGATTATAAAGCGGATAACGTTGAGATATCGGGCAATGTTTATTACCACGACAACGAAGGCCGTGGTGATTGGGCTCCTCAGTACATTGTTGATGTAAAAGAGGACGGTGATGGCGTGGCGCATTCAGAGCTTTCATCGGGGAATACCGTTTACGGTGGTAGTGCGATCCGCGAGCTTTTGTTTGTTAACGCCAGCGGATTAGCCGTTAGCCCCATTGCCGGTTGTGAAAGCACGATCACCGCGCCGTATGGCGGTGCAGGCCCAGAATATGACCCAGGTTGTTATGCACAAGGTGCAATCCCCGTTGGTTCATACCGCCACACTCATTACGAGAAAGAGCGTTTCGGTTTTGACGCAGATTTTGCGTGGTACACACAAATAAATGATATGGATAACACCTTACGTGGTGGTATTTGGTACGAAGATTACAACCGTAAAGAATCACGTGATTGGCACAAAATTCTAGATTCTCGCTCAAGCTTTGAATTCGACCACACGCCTTATTGGGTGCAGTACGAACGTGAGTTCCCAGTAGAAACTTTAATGGTTTACGCAGAAGACGAGCTAGACATGGGCTGGGCCAGTATTCGCTTAGGCATGAAACGTTTCTTCGTTGATTTAGAGCGCCAAGATAACTTTGACGCTGCTAACAAAGCAGAGCTCAATTCTGACTCAGACACGCTATTCTCTGGTGGTATTGTGGCGCAAACGCCAATTGATGGCTTAGAAGTCTTCGCCGGTTACGCTGAGAATTTTGCCGCGATTAAAGACACAGTGCTTGAGCGCGACGCTTCAACGTTGACCCAAGTTGAACCTGAAACCGCTGAAAATGTGGATGTGGGTTTACGTTACGTATCACAAAATATCAATGCGAGCTTAACCTACTACAGCATCAAGTTTGATAACCGCTTAACCTTTATCGCCCCTGATTCGCCAGATGGTATTGATTACCTAATCGGTACTAACGGTAGCTACGTTAACGTGGGCGGCATCGAGTCTTCAGGTTTTGAAGCGTCATTATCATTCAATGTGACCGATGAATTGTCAGTGTATAGCTCATATACCTTCAACGATTCAGAGTACACAGATGGTTCAATCGACTTCCCTGAAGGTAACACCGTATTTGGTTCACCTGAGAATATGGCAGTTGTGTCACTTGATTGGACACGGGGAAACTACTTCATAGGTTCGTCAACCAAATGGGTAGATGACCGTTTCATCGATGCTGCTAATACCCAAGTGGCAGAGGCGTATTTAGTCACTGATTTTTATGCCGGAGTCAGCCTTGATGCACCTATTCAAGGTATTGATTCAATCGACTTACGCTTCACCGTAAATAATATGTTTGACGAAAGTTACTTGGGGGGTATTGCAGGTCAATCAGCTTGGATTGGCGCACCGCGCACCGCTGCATTTAACGCACAAGCACGTTTCTAA